From a region of the Posidoniimonas polymericola genome:
- a CDS encoding glycosyltransferase family 2 protein — translation MATSHDLLDEQQSGPRAQQPVAQKPAVGGPATAVTSDNSYLDRALSTLEQAETNLADAAGLDQPAADSPRRVGVAVSILMPVYNERETIREIVAQVQAVGVHQEIVIVDDCSTDGTRDLLIELDRQEDIRVVMHGYNRGKGAALRTAMAHASGDVLMIQDADLEYDPSDYKSLLEPIERGEADVVYGSRFLENAHQDPSFMHRLGNGLLTWASNVTTGLKLTDMETCYKVFRRDALRGMMLREDRFGFEPEITAKLARRKCRIVEAPIGYNSRGYDEGKKIGVRDGLRALWCIVRYAKWD, via the coding sequence GTGGCGACTTCTCACGACCTACTCGACGAACAACAGTCAGGGCCGCGGGCCCAGCAACCGGTGGCCCAGAAACCGGCGGTCGGCGGCCCAGCTACCGCTGTGACCTCCGACAACAGCTACCTCGACCGGGCGCTTTCGACCCTTGAGCAGGCCGAGACCAACCTGGCCGACGCGGCCGGGCTCGACCAGCCGGCGGCCGACTCGCCCCGACGCGTTGGCGTTGCGGTGTCGATCCTGATGCCGGTCTACAACGAGCGCGAGACGATCCGCGAGATCGTCGCCCAGGTGCAGGCGGTTGGCGTCCACCAGGAAATAGTGATCGTCGACGACTGCAGCACCGACGGCACGCGCGACCTTCTAATTGAACTCGACCGGCAGGAAGACATCCGCGTCGTGATGCACGGCTACAACCGCGGCAAGGGCGCCGCCCTGCGGACCGCCATGGCCCACGCCAGCGGCGACGTGCTGATGATCCAGGACGCCGACCTCGAGTACGACCCGTCCGACTACAAGAGTCTGCTCGAGCCAATCGAGCGTGGCGAAGCGGACGTGGTCTACGGCTCGCGGTTCCTCGAAAACGCCCACCAAGACCCATCGTTCATGCACCGGCTCGGCAACGGCCTCCTGACCTGGGCGAGCAACGTCACGACCGGCCTCAAGCTGACCGACATGGAGACCTGCTACAAGGTCTTCCGCCGCGACGCACTCCGCGGCATGATGCTCCGCGAGGATCGGTTCGGCTTCGAGCCGGAAATCACTGCCAAGCTGGCCCGCCGCAAGTGCCGCATCGTCGAGGCCCCGATCGGCTACAACAGCCGCGGCTACGACGAGGGCAAGAAGATCGGCGTCCGCGACGGACTGCGCGCCCTGTGGTGCATCGTCCGCTACGCTAAGTGGGATTAG
- the rimI gene encoding ribosomal protein S18-alanine N-acetyltransferase: MIRRDMPEVLEIERRSFEFPWFEEDFVRCLRQRNCIGMVAEQGERVVAFMIYELHKTRLHILNFAVAPELRRHGVGQQMVEKLVSKLSSQRRTRISLEVRETNLEAQLFFKHSSFRATSVLRDFYDDSTEDAYLMQYYYQENQTTDAASNRVRRLAG, from the coding sequence ATGATCCGTCGAGATATGCCGGAGGTGCTCGAGATAGAACGCCGCAGCTTCGAGTTCCCTTGGTTCGAAGAGGACTTTGTCCGCTGCCTGCGACAGCGCAACTGCATCGGCATGGTGGCCGAGCAGGGCGAACGCGTCGTGGCGTTCATGATCTACGAGCTCCACAAGACCCGACTGCACATCCTCAACTTCGCTGTGGCGCCGGAACTCCGCCGCCACGGTGTGGGGCAGCAGATGGTCGAGAAGCTGGTCAGCAAGCTGTCAAGCCAACGCCGCACCAGGATCTCGCTCGAGGTTCGCGAAACCAACCTCGAGGCCCAGCTGTTCTTCAAGCACAGCAGCTTCCGGGCGACCTCGGTACTGCGGGACTTCTACGACGACTCGACCGAGGACGCCTACCTGATGCAGTACTACTATCAGGAAAACCAGACGACCGACGCCGCGTCCAATCGGGTCCGCCGGCTCGCCGGCTAG
- a CDS encoding metallophosphoesterase codes for MKIGVISDTHGHVDLTQAAVRMLQSLDVEVVLHCGDIGGPDVVRQFHHWPTHFVAGNCDYDLDALGAAVRAENQHWHDQFGELTIDGLKIALLHSHDRKAFRKACRSGDYDLVCYGHTHIAAVEESDSTLVLNPGAVYRANPHSVAIVETAPLAATVIPL; via the coding sequence GTGAAAATTGGAGTTATCAGCGACACCCACGGGCATGTCGACCTGACCCAAGCGGCGGTCAGGATGCTGCAGAGCCTTGATGTCGAAGTAGTACTGCACTGCGGCGATATCGGCGGCCCCGACGTGGTGCGTCAGTTCCACCATTGGCCCACCCATTTTGTGGCGGGCAACTGCGACTACGACCTCGATGCGCTTGGCGCTGCGGTCCGCGCAGAAAACCAGCACTGGCACGACCAGTTCGGCGAACTCACCATCGACGGCCTAAAGATCGCGCTGCTGCACAGCCACGACCGCAAGGCCTTTCGCAAGGCGTGCCGCTCGGGCGACTACGACCTCGTCTGCTACGGGCACACCCATATTGCCGCCGTGGAAGAGTCCGATTCGACGCTGGTGCTCAACCCGGGGGCCGTGTACCGAGCCAACCCGCACTCGGTTGCGATCGTCGAGACCGCGCCGCTCGCGGCGACGGTCATCCCGCTGTGA
- a CDS encoding ATP-grasp domain-containing protein: MASRPRLAILGASARAAAQSAIRAGFDVVAADLFTDLDLAAMCPATRVDRYPEGFAEWLSRANADAWIYTGGLENYPELIDQLAGMLPLWGNDGAAVRRVRDLATLHTALLHAGIPFPATRAEPTGLPLDGSWICKAGGSGGSGVWLLDSRAAADRATRQGAVYQKKLTASVGFPASAVFVLNDTPGDGLIGVTRQLVGPDFGAAPFQYAGSAGPIDLPPPVVPVLRELSRLLAGQFGLRGVVGVDLWVGADQLWVLEVNPRYTASVELHELTSGVAALSLHAAAFAKWRPAGPVPCPPSTRTSAKKQIVYARHRLTVPPDVNPGVGASMATAAEIWLADIPRAGETIEPAHPVVTVLGRLESADGERRFSNAVAAVEKRLYT; this comes from the coding sequence TTGGCTAGCCGCCCGCGGCTCGCCATCCTGGGGGCCAGCGCGCGCGCCGCGGCCCAGTCGGCGATCCGGGCAGGGTTCGACGTTGTCGCGGCCGACCTGTTTACCGACCTCGACCTGGCGGCGATGTGCCCCGCCACGCGGGTCGATCGCTACCCCGAAGGCTTTGCCGAGTGGCTGTCCCGCGCAAACGCCGACGCGTGGATCTACACCGGGGGCCTTGAGAACTACCCAGAACTCATCGACCAGCTCGCCGGCATGCTTCCGCTGTGGGGCAACGACGGCGCCGCGGTGCGACGCGTCAGAGACCTCGCCACCCTCCACACAGCGCTGCTGCATGCGGGGATCCCCTTCCCCGCAACCCGCGCAGAGCCGACCGGGCTGCCGCTTGACGGGTCGTGGATCTGCAAGGCCGGGGGCAGCGGCGGCAGCGGCGTGTGGTTGCTTGACAGCCGCGCAGCAGCAGATCGAGCCACGCGACAGGGCGCGGTCTATCAGAAAAAGCTCACCGCTTCGGTGGGATTTCCGGCATCGGCGGTGTTCGTGCTAAACGACACACCGGGCGACGGCCTGATCGGGGTAACGCGGCAGCTGGTCGGGCCCGATTTCGGAGCCGCTCCGTTCCAGTACGCGGGCTCGGCGGGCCCAATCGACCTGCCGCCGCCGGTGGTCCCAGTCCTTAGAGAGCTGTCGCGTTTGCTGGCGGGCCAATTCGGCTTGCGTGGCGTGGTGGGGGTCGACCTCTGGGTGGGAGCGGATCAGTTGTGGGTGCTGGAGGTGAATCCGCGGTACACCGCCTCGGTCGAGCTGCACGAACTGACGTCGGGCGTAGCAGCTCTTTCCCTGCACGCGGCGGCGTTTGCAAAATGGAGACCTGCGGGTCCAGTTCCTTGCCCACCAAGCACGCGGACCTCCGCAAAAAAGCAGATCGTCTATGCGAGGCATAGACTTACCGTGCCGCCAGATGTTAATCCTGGGGTCGGCGCCTCAATGGCGACTGCTGCGGAGATCTGGCTCGCGGATATCCCGCGGGCTGGGGAAACAATCGAGCCAGCGCATCCGGTCGTGACTGTGCTTGGGCGGTTGGAGTCCGCAGACGGCGAGCGGCGTTTTTCCAACGCCGTCGCAGCGGTTGAAAAGCGGCTCTACACGTAA
- a CDS encoding nucleotide pyrophosphohydrolase yields the protein MADAFPGDDQTTVAELRRNMAAFVEERQWRHFHSPKNISMALAVEAAELLEHFQWMDSEESRRLGDDPEKLAAVAEEIADVVGYSFAIANELGIDLSQTIRAKMIKNAEKYPAEQFRGKHQLGQDGKPIG from the coding sequence ATGGCAGACGCGTTCCCTGGAGACGATCAAACCACTGTCGCCGAGCTGCGCCGCAACATGGCCGCGTTCGTCGAGGAACGGCAGTGGCGCCACTTCCACTCGCCCAAGAACATCTCCATGGCGCTAGCGGTCGAAGCAGCCGAGTTGCTTGAGCACTTCCAGTGGATGGACTCGGAGGAGTCTCGCCGGCTGGGCGACGACCCCGAGAAGCTGGCCGCCGTGGCGGAGGAGATCGCCGACGTGGTTGGGTACTCCTTCGCGATCGCCAACGAGTTGGGGATCGACCTCAGCCAGACAATCCGCGCTAAGATGATAAAGAACGCCGAGAAGTACCCGGCCGAGCAGTTCCGTGGCAAGCACCAGCTCGGCCAGGACGGCAAGCCGATTGGCTAG
- a CDS encoding response regulator transcription factor, translated as MSSATLTPPSEDGVETTPLPARLKLLCVTTLHNAAGWINQALASEISVRIKLEESVGATSALSRLREEAFDAVIVLDDPETLDGVGFIEAMRGGGHDEAAIVLGSREPTACTAEAYASGADAYCCIRQTTPRVLLCELRSAIRRCELERQNRRLHQAERQRLSIEHQEAERLLAEQRGLLVELNSLRNQQDGLQERPGYGGEPSSPFPRPAASDLPEALVANYRDVLRAYVIMGVGNLTVEMAKLAELLAAAGVSAHRAVQLHLDVLEKLVRGLGSRSTRHVMNRADLLVLELMIHLADGYRRRYQDVESPPEQLLLPGFGCEDRPAQQDAA; from the coding sequence ATGTCATCGGCCACCCTCACTCCGCCCAGCGAAGACGGCGTCGAAACGACGCCGCTGCCGGCGAGGCTGAAGCTGCTGTGCGTCACGACTCTCCACAACGCCGCGGGCTGGATCAACCAGGCGCTCGCGAGCGAGATCAGCGTGCGGATTAAACTCGAAGAGTCTGTCGGCGCCACCTCGGCGCTGTCGCGTCTTCGGGAGGAGGCCTTCGACGCGGTCATCGTGCTCGACGACCCCGAGACGCTCGACGGGGTTGGCTTCATTGAGGCGATGCGTGGCGGCGGTCACGACGAGGCAGCGATCGTCCTCGGCAGCCGCGAGCCGACCGCCTGCACGGCCGAGGCCTACGCCTCCGGCGCCGACGCCTACTGCTGCATCCGACAAACGACGCCCCGGGTGCTGCTCTGCGAGCTACGCAGCGCTATCCGCCGCTGCGAGCTCGAACGCCAAAACCGCCGGCTGCACCAGGCCGAACGTCAGCGGCTGTCGATCGAGCACCAAGAGGCCGAGCGGCTGCTCGCCGAGCAGCGCGGACTGCTGGTAGAACTCAACTCGCTCCGCAATCAGCAAGACGGGCTGCAAGAGCGACCGGGATACGGGGGCGAGCCTTCTTCCCCCTTCCCACGTCCTGCCGCCAGCGACCTCCCCGAGGCCCTCGTCGCCAACTACCGCGACGTGCTCCGCGCCTACGTGATCATGGGCGTCGGCAACCTGACGGTAGAGATGGCCAAACTGGCCGAGCTGCTGGCCGCGGCCGGCGTTTCGGCCCACCGGGCGGTGCAGCTCCACCTGGATGTGCTGGAGAAGCTTGTCCGCGGTCTGGGCTCCCGCAGCACCCGTCACGTGATGAATCGCGCCGACCTGCTGGTGCTGGAGTTGATGATCCATCTCGCAGACGGCTACCGCCGCCGGTACCAAGATGTCGAGTCGCCGCCAGAACAGCTCCTGCTGCCAGGCTTCGGCTGCGAAGACCGGCCGGCTCAGCAGGACGCCGCCTAG
- the infC gene encoding translation initiation factor IF-3, whose product MRINEQIRVTPVRVITSEGEQLGVIDTEEALTKAREAGLDLVEVAPTEKPPVCRIMDYGKFKYQQKKRQHKGHVHHSQNKEVRLRPKIGEHDFMTKVNRAKGFLEKKDKVVFSVIFRGRENAHVDEGFKLVERLIKELEEVSKVEQNPSMQGRRIVVTFAPR is encoded by the coding sequence TTGCGTATCAACGAACAGATCCGCGTGACCCCGGTGCGGGTCATCACCTCCGAGGGCGAACAGCTCGGAGTCATCGATACAGAGGAGGCGCTTACTAAGGCCCGCGAAGCAGGGCTGGACCTGGTGGAGGTCGCGCCGACCGAGAAGCCACCCGTCTGCCGGATCATGGACTACGGCAAGTTCAAGTACCAGCAGAAGAAGCGTCAGCACAAGGGGCACGTTCACCACAGTCAAAACAAGGAAGTGCGTCTCCGCCCGAAGATCGGCGAGCACGACTTCATGACCAAGGTGAACCGCGCAAAGGGCTTCCTTGAGAAGAAGGACAAGGTCGTCTTCAGCGTTATCTTTCGTGGCCGCGAGAACGCCCACGTTGACGAAGGCTTCAAGCTGGTGGAGCGCCTGATCAAGGAACTCGAGGAAGTGTCGAAGGTCGAGCAGAACCCCTCGATGCAGGGTCGTCGGATCGTCGTGACGTTCGCCCCCAGGTAG
- the thrS gene encoding threonine--tRNA ligase — protein sequence MLTISLPDGSQRQFNQPVTLRDVALDIGEGLAKAAIAGEVDGKPRDLSYQLPGDGNVQLRILTKRDPEALEIMRHSAAHVMAQAVMRLHEGVQLAFGPVTDTGFYYDMQLPKALSEDDFAAIEAEMKKIIKENLAFERIEQLKADSVQLCEEMGQEFKVEHLQTGLGEEESVSFYRQGEFVDLCRGVHIPSTGHIGKAFKLLSIAGAYWKGDASRQQLQRLYATAFFDRQELKEHLHRLEEAKKRDHRVLGKQLDLFTIDSKAGSGLILWLPKGATIRQCLEDYLRDELRRRGYQAVYTPHIGRVELYETSGHFPYYRDSQFPPLCEHEAGQLVDAFVDRLRKNDLEKSDEEKLLQAARVLGYEGEYPAQGSHEEKAAALDAWAHEHERYLLKPMNCPHHIMIYKSKPRSYRDLPIRLAEFGSVYRYEQSGELNGMTRVRGFTQDDAHIFCTDDQVADEVRGCLEMTKGVLASLGMTNYRVRLGFRDPDSSKYVGDAELWDRAEAAIERVAKEMNLPGCEPEPGEAAFYGPKIDFVVTDCIGREWQLGTVQLDYNLPSEGRFGLEYIGPDNKPHRPVMIHRAPLGSMERFIGVLIEHFSGAFPLWLSPEQCRVLTVSEKSEEYGREVEQKLLAAGLRAAGDYRGAKLGAKIREAQLELIPYMLVVGEKDRDNGTVTVRDRQDGDLGAMPLDEAIAKLLDESARKLVRERPVEAS from the coding sequence ATGCTCACGATTTCTCTGCCAGATGGCAGCCAACGTCAGTTCAACCAGCCGGTCACCCTCCGCGATGTGGCTCTCGACATCGGAGAGGGGCTGGCGAAGGCAGCGATTGCCGGCGAGGTGGATGGCAAGCCGCGTGATTTGTCGTACCAGCTTCCCGGCGACGGTAATGTGCAGCTCCGCATTCTTACGAAGCGTGATCCCGAAGCGCTCGAGATCATGCGTCACTCCGCAGCTCACGTGATGGCTCAGGCGGTCATGCGGCTGCACGAAGGCGTCCAGCTAGCATTCGGCCCGGTCACCGATACCGGCTTTTACTACGACATGCAGCTGCCCAAGGCGCTCAGCGAGGACGACTTCGCCGCCATCGAAGCGGAAATGAAGAAGATCATCAAAGAGAACCTGGCGTTCGAACGCATTGAGCAGCTAAAAGCCGACTCGGTCCAGCTGTGCGAAGAGATGGGCCAAGAGTTCAAGGTCGAGCACCTGCAGACGGGCCTCGGCGAAGAAGAGTCGGTCTCCTTCTATCGTCAGGGCGAGTTCGTCGACCTGTGCCGCGGCGTTCACATCCCCAGCACTGGGCACATCGGCAAGGCATTCAAGCTGCTTAGTATCGCCGGGGCTTACTGGAAGGGAGACGCCAGTCGGCAGCAGCTGCAGCGTCTGTACGCGACCGCGTTCTTCGACAGACAGGAGCTCAAGGAGCACCTGCACCGTCTGGAGGAGGCGAAGAAGCGAGACCACCGCGTGCTCGGCAAGCAGCTCGATCTGTTCACTATCGACTCGAAGGCCGGTTCTGGCCTGATCCTGTGGTTGCCCAAGGGGGCGACGATCCGCCAGTGCCTGGAGGACTACCTCCGCGACGAGCTGCGGCGGCGTGGGTACCAGGCGGTGTACACGCCGCACATCGGCCGCGTGGAGTTGTACGAGACCTCCGGCCACTTTCCGTATTACCGCGATTCCCAGTTTCCTCCGCTGTGCGAGCACGAAGCCGGGCAGCTGGTCGACGCGTTTGTCGACCGCCTCCGCAAGAACGATCTCGAGAAATCGGACGAAGAAAAGCTCCTGCAGGCGGCAAGAGTCTTGGGCTACGAAGGTGAGTACCCGGCTCAGGGCAGCCACGAAGAGAAGGCGGCGGCGCTCGACGCCTGGGCGCACGAGCACGAGCGTTACCTGCTCAAGCCGATGAACTGCCCGCACCACATCATGATCTACAAGTCGAAGCCCCGCAGCTACCGCGACCTGCCAATCCGCCTGGCGGAGTTTGGTTCGGTGTACCGCTACGAGCAGTCTGGCGAGCTGAACGGCATGACCCGCGTGCGCGGCTTCACCCAGGACGACGCCCACATTTTCTGCACCGATGATCAGGTCGCCGACGAGGTGCGGGGCTGCCTGGAGATGACCAAAGGCGTGCTGGCGTCGCTTGGCATGACTAACTACCGAGTGCGGCTCGGGTTCCGCGACCCAGACAGCAGCAAGTACGTCGGGGACGCGGAACTGTGGGACCGTGCCGAAGCGGCCATCGAACGGGTCGCCAAGGAGATGAACCTGCCAGGCTGCGAGCCCGAGCCGGGCGAGGCGGCATTCTACGGCCCGAAGATCGACTTCGTCGTGACCGACTGCATTGGCCGCGAGTGGCAGCTCGGCACCGTCCAATTGGACTACAACCTGCCGAGTGAGGGCCGGTTCGGGTTGGAGTACATCGGGCCCGACAACAAGCCGCACCGACCGGTCATGATCCACCGGGCGCCGCTCGGCTCGATGGAGCGGTTCATCGGCGTGCTGATCGAGCACTTCTCCGGCGCGTTCCCGCTGTGGCTGTCCCCGGAACAGTGCCGGGTGCTGACTGTCAGCGAGAAGTCCGAAGAGTACGGCCGTGAGGTCGAGCAGAAGCTGCTAGCAGCCGGCCTGCGGGCGGCCGGAGACTACCGCGGGGCCAAGCTGGGGGCCAAGATCCGCGAGGCCCAGTTGGAGCTGATCCCGTACATGCTGGTGGTAGGCGAAAAAGACCGCGACAACGGCACCGTCACGGTGCGGGACCGCCAGGACGGCGACCTCGGCGCCATGCCGCTGGACGAGGCAATCGCCAAACTGCTCGACGAATCGGCTCGCAAGCTGGTCCGTGAGCGCCCGGTCGAGGCTTCATAG
- a CDS encoding PEP-CTERM sorting domain-containing protein produces MYTDVTESSSTDAVPLYGAPEITANTLDFDPTFASNSFDGAPGADTTDGQLNFDFMTLPGAGLSSFTIKESGSVTLFGAGGAATGAGAGILAEVTIFEADGIVLPNPVKVVANVFKSWTLPTSAGTNPWTNDLFVDLGASLSPLGYSYATKGEVVIDDTLVTTSESGPNTTAFIDKKDFVIIPGGDLTPGGDPDVPEPASAALIGLGLIAAGAVRRRS; encoded by the coding sequence ATGTACACCGATGTGACGGAATCTTCGAGCACCGACGCAGTGCCTCTTTACGGCGCCCCAGAGATCACCGCGAACACTTTGGATTTCGATCCAACTTTCGCGTCGAACTCGTTCGATGGCGCCCCGGGCGCTGACACTACCGACGGACAGCTCAACTTCGATTTCATGACGCTACCGGGCGCTGGTCTCAGCTCGTTTACGATTAAGGAATCGGGTAGCGTCACGCTGTTCGGTGCTGGTGGCGCGGCGACTGGCGCTGGAGCCGGCATTCTGGCCGAGGTCACGATTTTTGAGGCCGACGGCATTGTCCTGCCCAATCCCGTCAAGGTAGTCGCAAACGTCTTCAAGAGCTGGACTCTGCCGACCTCCGCCGGCACGAATCCCTGGACCAACGATCTGTTCGTCGACCTCGGCGCCAGCCTCAGTCCGCTCGGATACTCCTACGCCACGAAGGGTGAGGTTGTCATTGACGACACCCTGGTCACGACTAGCGAGTCTGGCCCCAACACCACTGCTTTCATCGACAAGAAGGACTTCGTGATCATCCCGGGTGGCGACCTGACCCCTGGTGGCGATCCTGACGTTCCTGAGCCGGCCTCGGCTGCTCTGATCGGCCTCGGCCTGATTGCTGCCGGCGCCGTCCGCCGTCGCAGCTAG
- a CDS encoding 30S ribosomal protein S1 yields MSEETPADQADSPASETTSQQSADATAETSTDKPSERIKIGTQRGGSVEDARPKPVMPFNEKRSEPAPSKYPPPNVRAQLTPELEAELEAALGGQSLDQLIETSTEGISRELASDSRVTGRVTRQHGDSVFFDLGGHLEGVVKLQQFEEDAHPETGAEMELVVVRIVDGLYELSLPHAAIEVGDWDDVSEGQVVEVAVTGVNKGGLECQVAGIKGFMPMGQISLYRVETPEDYVGQRLACVVTEANRGKGNLVLSHRGVMERERAAKRDKLMAELAPGQVREGVVRSLRDFGAFVDLGGVDGLVHVSKMSWERVNHPSEVLSEGQAVKVKVESIDQETGKIGLSYRESAENPWDGVDAKFPVGSSVSGKVTKLMDFGAFVRLEAGVEGLIHISELAHGRVMRASDVVSEGQDVVVKVLSVERDKQRIGLSLKALTAGPARADARTADEDMPLPTDAPKAPLKRQGNLKGGIGAPTGGEHFGLKW; encoded by the coding sequence ATGTCCGAAGAGACCCCGGCCGACCAGGCCGACTCCCCTGCGTCGGAAACCACCTCCCAGCAATCGGCAGACGCAACTGCGGAGACCTCGACCGACAAGCCTAGCGAGCGGATTAAGATCGGCACTCAGCGGGGCGGATCCGTTGAGGATGCGCGGCCCAAGCCCGTCATGCCGTTCAACGAGAAGCGGTCGGAACCCGCCCCCTCCAAGTACCCGCCGCCAAATGTACGGGCCCAGCTCACCCCCGAACTCGAGGCAGAGCTCGAAGCGGCCCTGGGCGGTCAGTCCCTCGACCAACTCATAGAGACCTCCACCGAGGGCATCTCCAGGGAGTTGGCGTCCGATTCTAGAGTCACCGGGCGGGTCACTCGGCAGCACGGCGACAGCGTCTTCTTCGACCTCGGAGGCCATCTGGAAGGCGTTGTCAAGCTGCAACAGTTCGAGGAGGACGCCCACCCCGAGACCGGCGCCGAGATGGAGCTGGTTGTGGTGCGGATCGTTGACGGCCTGTACGAGCTGTCCCTGCCGCACGCCGCGATCGAAGTAGGCGACTGGGACGATGTCTCCGAAGGCCAGGTGGTTGAAGTCGCGGTGACCGGCGTCAACAAGGGCGGCCTCGAGTGCCAAGTCGCTGGCATCAAAGGGTTTATGCCGATGGGGCAGATCTCGCTCTACCGCGTCGAAACGCCGGAAGACTACGTCGGCCAACGGCTGGCGTGCGTCGTGACCGAGGCCAACCGCGGCAAAGGAAATTTAGTCCTCAGCCACCGCGGCGTTATGGAGCGGGAGCGGGCCGCCAAGCGAGACAAGCTGATGGCCGAGCTTGCGCCGGGACAGGTCCGCGAGGGGGTGGTCCGCAGCCTCCGCGACTTCGGCGCGTTCGTTGACCTGGGCGGGGTTGATGGCTTGGTCCACGTAAGCAAGATGAGTTGGGAGCGGGTCAACCACCCCAGCGAAGTGCTCTCCGAAGGCCAGGCGGTCAAAGTCAAAGTCGAGAGCATCGACCAAGAAACCGGGAAAATCGGGCTTTCGTACCGCGAGTCAGCCGAGAATCCTTGGGATGGCGTCGACGCCAAGTTCCCAGTCGGCTCGAGTGTGTCCGGCAAGGTCACCAAGCTGATGGATTTCGGCGCCTTCGTGAGGCTGGAGGCAGGCGTCGAAGGCCTAATCCACATTTCGGAGCTAGCCCACGGACGGGTAATGAGGGCCTCTGACGTCGTGTCCGAGGGGCAAGACGTCGTGGTCAAGGTACTGAGCGTTGAACGCGACAAGCAGCGTATTGGCCTCTCGCTGAAGGCCCTCACGGCGGGCCCAGCCAGGGCCGACGCCCGGACGGCCGACGAGGACATGCCCCTGCCCACCGACGCCCCCAAGGCGCCGCTCAAGCGGCAAGGAAACCTCAAGGGCGGAATCGGAGCCCCAACGGGCGGTGAGCATTTTGGCCTGAAGTGGTAG
- a CDS encoding aldose 1-epimerase, giving the protein MTAQIAVLEHKESGARAQVLVSQGFNCFDWVAAVGDAKLPLLYAPEGFASGDHRPTSGGTPLLFPFPGRIEEGRYSFGGKDYELPAGDAFGNAIHGFVFNKPWRIVDQSESSVTAEFVGSQDAPETLDLWPSDYAIQAAYRLEADQLVLEVTCSNPGDSDLPYGLATHAYFSLPLDPGGDPEATVLHAPVDREWAMHDMIPTGDSEQNPVVDGLAAGMPLAGQQLDQPFRLAPSSSGEVVTSLKGGGVTLEQTCSDDFRCYVVYTPGHREAVCIEPYTCVPSPFGSEQRGVDTNLKILAPGESHSYTVTLHARAN; this is encoded by the coding sequence ATGACCGCCCAGATCGCCGTCTTGGAGCACAAGGAGTCGGGCGCACGGGCCCAGGTGCTCGTCAGCCAGGGCTTCAACTGCTTCGACTGGGTCGCCGCTGTCGGCGACGCGAAGCTTCCACTGCTGTACGCGCCCGAGGGCTTCGCCTCGGGAGACCACCGTCCCACGTCGGGCGGGACGCCGCTGTTGTTCCCGTTTCCCGGACGGATTGAAGAGGGCAGGTACAGCTTCGGCGGAAAGGACTACGAGCTGCCCGCCGGCGACGCATTCGGCAACGCGATCCACGGGTTTGTCTTCAACAAGCCGTGGCGCATCGTAGACCAAAGCGAATCGAGCGTCACCGCGGAATTCGTCGGCTCGCAAGACGCTCCTGAGACCCTGGACCTGTGGCCCTCGGACTACGCGATCCAGGCTGCCTACCGATTGGAGGCGGACCAGCTGGTCCTTGAAGTGACGTGCAGCAACCCGGGCGATTCGGACCTGCCGTACGGCCTCGCCACGCACGCCTACTTCAGCCTGCCGCTCGATCCGGGCGGCGACCCAGAGGCGACCGTCTTGCACGCGCCCGTCGACCGGGAGTGGGCCATGCACGACATGATCCCGACTGGGGATTCCGAACAGAACCCGGTAGTCGACGGACTTGCGGCGGGGATGCCGCTGGCGGGGCAACAGCTCGACCAGCCGTTCCGACTCGCCCCGTCGTCCAGCGGCGAGGTTGTCACGAGCCTGAAGGGCGGCGGCGTGACGCTGGAGCAGACCTGCAGCGACGACTTCCGCTGCTATGTGGTCTACACGCCGGGGCACCGCGAGGCGGTGTGCATCGAGCCCTACACGTGCGTCCCCAGCCCGTTCGGGTCCGAGCAACGCGGCGTTGATACGAACCTCAAGATCCTCGCGCCCGGCGAGTCGCACTCGTACACGGTCACGTTGCACGCTCGGGCGAACTGA